In Clostridium sp. DL-VIII, the following proteins share a genomic window:
- the uvsE gene encoding UV DNA damage repair endonuclease UvsE: MKVRLGYVAVSMRLGKKVTSSSTVTFANYKKIISEKDKLHKLKGITISNLNDLEIILKYNIKNNIHFYRITSALIPLETHPEVGYWGHRKIFKKDFEYLGKIINENNMRVDTHPDQFNVLNSTNPEVVQNTIRNLMSQATWFEDLNYSTGKMVLHVGGATGGKDEGIKRFIYNFKMVPKEVTSKLIIENDDKMYTAKEVLELCKTLEIPMVLDVHHHNCNNNGEKIEELLEGIFNTWNKERLNPKIHFSTPKDHEKDRKHADYINAKAFIEFLEKAKILDRDFDVMLECKQKDEALYLLAKEIKAIRPEYKWIDQSSFEV; this comes from the coding sequence ATGAAAGTGAGATTAGGTTATGTGGCAGTATCCATGAGATTAGGGAAAAAGGTTACCAGCTCAAGTACAGTTACTTTTGCTAACTACAAAAAAATAATATCTGAAAAAGATAAATTACATAAACTTAAAGGCATTACTATATCAAATTTAAATGATTTAGAAATAATACTTAAATATAACATAAAAAATAATATACATTTTTATAGAATAACTTCTGCTTTAATCCCGTTAGAGACACATCCAGAAGTAGGATACTGGGGACACAGAAAAATTTTTAAAAAGGATTTTGAGTATTTAGGAAAAATAATCAACGAAAATAATATGAGAGTTGACACTCATCCTGATCAATTTAACGTGTTAAATAGCACTAATCCTGAGGTCGTTCAAAATACTATAAGAAATTTAATGAGTCAGGCTACATGGTTTGAAGATCTAAATTATAGTACAGGAAAAATGGTACTGCATGTTGGTGGAGCGACAGGAGGAAAAGATGAGGGGATTAAGAGATTTATATATAATTTTAAGATGGTTCCAAAGGAAGTAACATCAAAACTAATAATAGAAAATGATGATAAAATGTATACAGCAAAAGAAGTATTAGAATTATGCAAGACTTTAGAAATTCCAATGGTGTTAGATGTACATCATCACAATTGCAATAATAATGGTGAAAAAATAGAGGAGTTATTAGAAGGAATTTTTAATACATGGAATAAGGAGAGATTAAATCCAAAAATACATTTTTCTACACCTAAGGATCATGAAAAAGACAGGAAACATGCTGATTATATAAATGCAAAAGCTTTTATTGAATTTTTGGAGAAAGCTAAAATTTTAGATAGAGATTTTGATGTAATGCTGGAATGCAAGCAAAAGGATGAAGCATTATATTTATTAGCAAAGGAGATTAAGGCTATAAGACCAGAATATAAATGGATTGATCAGAGTAGTTTTGAAGTTTAA
- a CDS encoding transglutaminase-like domain-containing protein, with the protein MKKFIRNLLLVLMMLSAIGGQPVLAADYDLNTYVYNHLENWDTEFNLDYNDSDVLDEVRNIAEKDDYLSLSLKELVFNKNTDELYITYKTTKSEEEYINTELNKVIKSIITDNMTDVDKVKKINDYLVNRLDYDYGLTSDTAYKALTTGKATCEGYALTAYKMLELAGIENRIVVGKINGVGHGWNLVKLNNKWYQLDITNNDATNSDKYFLTSDDVLKKDGFTWNSDEYPACTEKYYEVNNNSNLSTSNLTTGNINQQASSGYRSNIDGNWKFTNGSWYFVKNTGNYAIGWNIIDSNWYYLGNDGAMQTGWIYSSGKWYYCYPGSGAMAVNSIIDGYKVDSSGAWIS; encoded by the coding sequence ATGAAAAAATTTATTAGGAATTTATTATTAGTATTAATGATGTTATCAGCAATAGGTGGACAACCTGTATTAGCAGCAGATTATGATTTAAATACATATGTATATAATCATTTAGAAAATTGGGATACAGAATTTAATCTTGATTATAATGATAGTGATGTACTTGATGAAGTTCGAAATATTGCTGAAAAGGATGATTATTTGAGTTTATCTCTTAAGGAATTGGTTTTTAATAAAAATACTGATGAATTATACATAACATATAAAACAACTAAGAGTGAAGAAGAGTATATCAATACGGAATTGAATAAAGTAATTAAATCTATAATAACAGATAATATGACTGATGTTGATAAAGTTAAGAAAATAAATGACTATTTAGTAAATAGGCTTGATTATGATTATGGTCTTACATCGGATACAGCATATAAAGCATTAACAACAGGTAAAGCTACATGTGAAGGTTATGCATTAACTGCTTATAAGATGCTTGAGTTAGCAGGAATTGAAAATAGGATTGTTGTTGGAAAAATAAATGGAGTCGGGCACGGATGGAATTTGGTTAAGCTTAATAATAAGTGGTACCAGCTAGATATAACAAACAATGATGCAACAAATTCAGATAAGTATTTTCTAACCTCTGATGATGTGCTTAAGAAAGATGGATTTACTTGGAATAGTGATGAATATCCAGCATGTACTGAAAAATATTATGAAGTAAATAACAATTCAAATCTTAGCACCAGTAATTTAACAACAGGAAATATTAATCAGCAAGCGTCAAGTGGATACAGATCAAATATAGACGGTAATTGGAAGTTTACTAATGGTTCATGGTATTTTGTAAAAAATACAGGAAATTATGCAATAGGATGGAATATCATTGATAGTAATTGGTATTACCTGGGAAATGATGGAGCGATGCAAACAGGTTGGATATATTCCAGTGGAAAATGGTATTATTGTTATCCTGGTAGTGGAGCAATGGCAGTAAATTCTATAATTGATGGATATAAAGTTGATTCCAGTGGAGCATGGATATCATAA
- the tyrS gene encoding tyrosine--tRNA ligase, whose product MRRTIEEQIRIITKGAADVISIEELKEKLIKSEKENKPLIIKLGLDPTAPDIHLGHAVVLRKIKQMQDLGHKAVIVIGDFTGKIGDPTGKSKTRKPLTKEQVMENALTYEKQIFKILDKEKTEIRFNSEWLSKLNFEDVLKLAATTTVARMLERDDFKNRYNNNIAIGIHEFFYPLMQGYDSVALKADVELGGTDQTFNILMGRSLQKNEGIEQQIAIFMPILEGLDGIEKMSKSLGNYIGIEDDVRVMFKKVMEIPDNLIIKYFELATDEHPDRIEKVKERLENGENPRDVKHELAKTITRLYHTEEETQLAIEYFENVFRHGNLPDIVPEIMIPEECKKLKEIGKLLVKEKIIPSANEFKRIANQGGVYINKEKITDFENAVITSGDIIKIGKKKFVKIIK is encoded by the coding sequence ATGAGAAGAACTATCGAAGAACAAATTAGAATCATAACGAAAGGAGCAGCCGATGTAATCAGTATAGAAGAATTAAAAGAAAAACTTATTAAATCTGAGAAGGAAAATAAGCCATTGATTATTAAACTAGGATTAGATCCAACAGCGCCAGATATTCATTTGGGTCATGCTGTTGTACTTAGAAAAATTAAGCAGATGCAGGACTTAGGGCATAAGGCAGTAATAGTAATTGGAGATTTTACAGGCAAAATTGGAGATCCAACGGGTAAATCTAAAACTAGAAAGCCACTTACAAAGGAACAAGTAATGGAAAATGCTTTGACGTATGAAAAACAGATTTTTAAAATATTAGATAAGGAGAAAACCGAAATAAGATTTAATAGCGAATGGCTGTCAAAATTAAATTTTGAAGATGTACTAAAATTAGCAGCAACTACTACTGTTGCCAGAATGTTAGAAAGAGATGATTTTAAAAATCGTTATAATAACAATATAGCAATTGGAATTCATGAATTTTTCTATCCGCTCATGCAGGGTTATGATTCAGTAGCATTAAAAGCTGATGTAGAATTAGGAGGAACAGATCAAACGTTTAATATTTTAATGGGAAGATCGCTTCAAAAAAATGAAGGAATTGAGCAGCAAATCGCTATATTTATGCCAATCTTAGAAGGCTTAGATGGCATAGAAAAAATGAGTAAGAGTCTAGGAAATTATATTGGTATAGAAGATGATGTTAGAGTAATGTTTAAGAAGGTAATGGAGATTCCTGATAATCTTATAATAAAATATTTTGAATTAGCTACGGATGAGCATCCTGATAGAATTGAAAAAGTTAAGGAAAGACTAGAGAATGGAGAAAATCCAAGAGACGTTAAGCATGAATTAGCCAAAACTATTACTAGGTTATATCATACAGAAGAGGAAACTCAATTGGCAATTGAATATTTTGAAAATGTATTTAGGCATGGTAATTTACCAGATATAGTTCCTGAAATAATGATACCAGAAGAGTGCAAAAAATTAAAAGAAATAGGTAAACTTCTTGTTAAAGAAAAAATTATACCATCAGCAAATGAATTTAAAAGAATTGCAAATCAAGGCGGAGTATATATAAATAAAGAAAAGATAACTGATTTTGAAAATGCGGTTATTACAAGCGGTGATATAATCAAGATTGGTAAAAAGAAGTTTGTGAAGATAATTAAATAA
- a CDS encoding AI-2E family transporter yields the protein MKIEFDKKLFKYSIYIAITTVVIYVAFLVISNVGTIFKTIFDILGTVLDLIKPLIIGIIIAYLLYPITKGIENFLEKNKLYRIHKASPRRILSIICAYLLIIGIFLGLISGIYYMIGGQISNNTTILNMTQHISSYVSSTSFSTTSIKETLDKINNPFIDSVEPYIINGIIYLQEYVKDNIGNMTSYAMSIGTSVATFFIALVISIYLLKDSEYFFGLWYKFYYLIFRNSNVGNKITYVFRVIHESFAKYIKGQLLEAFFVGILSAIALSIAGIDYAFVIGIIAGISNMIPYVGPIVGTVLAAVMGLLSGTPIRILYAIIAMVIVQQFDGHILAPKIVGDSVGLHAVFIILAILIGGNVGGLLGMLIAVPIAASCKVLINNWYENYKHNQPEA from the coding sequence ATGAAAATTGAATTTGATAAAAAACTATTTAAGTACTCTATATATATCGCTATTACTACGGTCGTAATATATGTCGCATTTTTAGTCATATCAAATGTAGGCACAATATTCAAGACTATATTTGATATTCTAGGGACCGTTCTAGATTTAATTAAACCATTAATTATAGGTATAATAATTGCTTATCTTTTATATCCAATAACTAAGGGTATCGAGAATTTTTTAGAAAAAAATAAATTATATAGAATCCATAAGGCATCACCAAGGCGTATTTTATCTATTATCTGCGCATACCTTTTGATAATAGGCATCTTTTTAGGGTTAATATCTGGAATTTATTATATGATTGGTGGGCAAATTTCAAATAATACAACTATATTAAATATGACACAACATATTTCCTCATATGTTAGCAGTACTTCTTTTTCAACAACGTCGATTAAAGAAACCCTAGATAAAATTAATAACCCGTTTATAGATAGTGTTGAGCCGTACATCATAAATGGAATTATTTATTTACAAGAATATGTTAAGGATAATATTGGAAATATGACCTCTTATGCAATGTCTATCGGAACTAGTGTTGCAACATTTTTTATTGCACTTGTAATTAGCATATATTTATTGAAAGATTCTGAATACTTTTTCGGCTTATGGTATAAATTTTATTACTTAATATTTAGAAATAGCAATGTTGGAAATAAGATAACTTATGTTTTTAGAGTTATTCATGAATCTTTCGCTAAATATATAAAAGGACAATTATTAGAAGCATTTTTCGTAGGAATTTTATCAGCTATAGCCCTTTCAATTGCTGGTATAGATTATGCTTTTGTTATTGGTATTATCGCAGGTATCTCCAATATGATTCCATACGTTGGTCCGATTGTTGGAACCGTCCTTGCAGCAGTCATGGGATTGCTTAGTGGGACACCAATTAGGATCTTATATGCTATTATTGCTATGGTAATTGTTCAACAGTTTGACGGCCATATTTTAGCACCTAAGATTGTTGGTGACAGTGTTGGTTTACATGCTGTCTTTATAATACTAGCAATTTTAATTGGAGGCAATGTAGGCGGATTACTTGGAATGTTAATTGCAGTCCCTATTGCCGCTTCCTGCAAAGTACTAATTAATAATTGGTATGAGAATTATAAACATAACCAACCCGAAGCATAA
- the ppx gene encoding exopolyphosphatase — MKNIAVIDIGSNSMRVLVYEIYENNSYKIIDEEKRMTRLGQYIDKNDNLSYEGIEKLLITLEFFKILCEKNNVIETIVVATEAIRRAKNKTKILNLVKEKLNFDIRILSGLEESSYGYTTIKATMDINDAILVDIGGSSMEITLVKNRRILNGISLPLGSIPLTKRFPFDIPQEKDDICEFKKYIFSQFDKLPWLNDGKNLPIIGIGGTARSIGKIHKKFINYPLDLLHNYTMSFEEVEIIYNHVLSLDINQKAKLKGLPKERADIFTAPFSALVMLMNYCSCPILKISQYGIREGVLYEKLLGKDIENIDILDFSLNNILTNNDLNIVHARKISDLSQVLFNYLEDRNVKHLKLERKLLDVSAKLHDLGVTISVKHSYKHSFYITINSLISGLTHKEILMVGYTIALSGKFDYKLADEYRELLNKDDIMICKKLSVLLCLAHKIDKYFYNSLAEVIIRNEKDSFKIALSKSSVKYMKDSLPIEMNESFKKCFNKNLSIIAI, encoded by the coding sequence ATGAAAAATATTGCAGTTATTGATATTGGCTCTAATTCTATGAGAGTTTTAGTTTATGAAATCTATGAAAATAACTCGTATAAAATAATAGATGAAGAAAAAAGGATGACTAGACTAGGTCAATATATTGATAAGAACGATAATTTGTCATACGAAGGAATCGAAAAATTATTGATCACCTTAGAATTTTTTAAAATTTTATGCGAAAAAAATAATGTTATTGAAACAATTGTAGTAGCTACTGAAGCAATTAGAAGAGCAAAAAATAAAACAAAAATATTAAACTTAGTAAAAGAAAAACTTAATTTTGATATTAGAATATTAAGCGGTCTTGAAGAATCATCATATGGATATACAACAATAAAAGCTACCATGGATATCAATGATGCCATTCTTGTTGATATCGGTGGTTCCAGCATGGAAATCACTTTAGTCAAAAACAGAAGAATTTTAAATGGCATAAGCCTTCCACTAGGTTCAATTCCATTAACTAAGCGTTTTCCTTTTGATATACCTCAAGAGAAGGATGATATATGTGAATTTAAAAAATATATTTTCAGTCAGTTCGATAAACTGCCTTGGCTAAATGATGGTAAAAATCTCCCAATAATAGGCATAGGCGGAACAGCTCGCTCAATAGGTAAAATCCATAAAAAATTCATTAATTATCCTCTAGATTTATTGCACAATTATACTATGTCATTTGAAGAGGTAGAAATAATATATAATCATGTCCTTAGCTTAGATATAAATCAAAAAGCTAAATTAAAAGGACTTCCTAAAGAAAGAGCAGACATATTTACTGCACCTTTTTCTGCCCTAGTAATGCTTATGAATTATTGTAGCTGCCCAATTTTAAAAATTAGCCAGTATGGAATTCGTGAAGGTGTTCTATATGAAAAACTTTTAGGTAAAGACATAGAAAATATTGATATCTTGGATTTTTCTTTAAATAACATCTTAACTAATAATGATTTAAATATTGTTCACGCTAGAAAAATTAGTGATCTATCCCAAGTTCTTTTTAATTACCTAGAGGACCGTAATGTAAAACACTTAAAGTTAGAGCGTAAATTACTTGACGTTTCTGCAAAATTACATGATTTAGGCGTTACTATATCTGTAAAACATTCTTACAAGCACAGTTTTTATATTACAATTAATTCTTTAATATCTGGACTTACTCATAAAGAAATATTGATGGTTGGATATACGATTGCTCTAAGTGGTAAATTCGATTATAAATTAGCTGATGAATATAGAGAATTGCTTAATAAGGATGATATCATGATATGCAAGAAACTTTCTGTTCTTTTATGTCTTGCTCATAAAATTGATAAATATTTTTACAACAGTTTAGCTGAAGTCATTATTAGAAATGAAAAAGATTCTTTTAAAATAGCTCTTTCTAAAAGCAGCGTAAAGTATATGAAAGACAGCTTGCCTATAGAAATGAATGAAAGTTTTAAAAAATGTTTTAACAAAAACCTATCAATTATAGCTATTTAA
- a CDS encoding RNA degradosome polyphosphate kinase, which translates to MNRIYTYDNYENFFNRELSWLEFNQRVLNEAKDNTNPLLERLKFLAITSSNLDEFFMVRVGSLYSQIQAGFEEREVSGLTPNEQIEKILDKVRGMINDQYQTYDHLYDHLGNKKIRIFTYDMLNEEQINYVNDYYKNVLYPVLTPMVIDSGRPFPLLLNKTLNIGVILKESKSEHEVFATIQVPSVLDRLVRIPGSEGENFILLEDVIKNHLSELFGFKVLTTACYRITKNADLSLNEEGAEDLLETIEESLKQRRWGLAVRLEIEDTHDNRVISKLEQEFEITSNQIFRIRGPIDLTFINKLYSIKGYNELKFEQLKSLPVKEFQECDMFQAIGKKDIFLHHPYESFSTVVKLVETAAQDEKVLAIKQTLYRVSGNSPIIAALSKAAENGKQVTVLVELKARFDEENNIHWARQLEKAGCHVIYGVIGLKTHSKILLIVRQEKKGIKRYVHLGTGNYNDVTAKFYTDIGLLTSKSEYGEDASVIFNMLSGYFKPENMSKITIAPYGLRKKLEYLVERETEHAKNGKHAKIIAKMNSLVDKKLMIALYKASEAGVKVELIVRGICCLKPGIKGLSENITVRSIVGRYLEHSRIYYFHNEGKEDIYISSADWMYRNLDKRVETMTIIEDTTIKKELKEMLGMYIRDNVKSRILLSDGSYTKVEAEGKNVNAQEDMIELCKKFNK; encoded by the coding sequence ATGAATAGAATTTATACATATGATAATTATGAGAATTTTTTTAATAGAGAGCTTAGCTGGTTAGAATTTAACCAAAGAGTTTTAAATGAAGCTAAGGATAATACAAATCCTCTCTTGGAAAGATTAAAATTTTTAGCTATAACTAGTTCTAACTTAGATGAATTCTTTATGGTGAGAGTTGGATCGTTATACAGTCAAATTCAAGCCGGATTTGAAGAGAGGGAAGTTTCAGGATTAACCCCTAATGAACAAATCGAAAAAATATTAGATAAAGTAAGAGGAATGATAAATGATCAATATCAAACATATGATCATTTATATGATCATTTAGGAAATAAGAAGATAAGGATTTTTACATATGACATGTTAAATGAAGAACAAATTAATTATGTAAATGATTATTACAAAAATGTACTTTATCCAGTGTTAACTCCAATGGTAATTGATTCAGGAAGACCATTTCCATTGCTATTAAATAAAACACTAAATATTGGGGTAATATTAAAAGAAAGCAAAAGTGAGCATGAAGTATTTGCGACAATTCAGGTGCCATCTGTATTAGATAGATTGGTGCGGATTCCAGGAAGTGAAGGGGAAAATTTTATATTATTAGAGGATGTAATAAAGAATCATTTAAGCGAATTATTTGGCTTCAAAGTATTAACAACAGCCTGCTATAGAATAACAAAAAATGCTGACTTAAGTTTAAATGAAGAAGGTGCAGAAGATTTACTTGAGACAATAGAAGAATCATTAAAACAAAGAAGATGGGGGCTTGCAGTTAGATTAGAAATTGAAGATACTCATGATAATAGAGTTATAAGTAAGTTAGAGCAGGAATTTGAAATTACAAGTAATCAAATATTCCGAATAAGAGGTCCTATTGATTTAACATTTATTAATAAATTATATAGTATAAAAGGATATAATGAACTTAAATTTGAACAGCTGAAGAGTTTACCAGTTAAAGAATTTCAAGAGTGTGATATGTTTCAAGCTATAGGCAAAAAAGATATATTCTTACATCATCCTTATGAAAGCTTTTCTACAGTTGTAAAGCTAGTGGAAACTGCTGCACAAGATGAAAAGGTACTAGCTATAAAACAAACACTATATAGAGTAAGTGGTAACTCACCAATTATTGCAGCTCTTTCAAAGGCAGCAGAAAATGGTAAACAGGTTACCGTTTTAGTTGAACTTAAAGCAAGATTCGATGAGGAAAACAATATTCATTGGGCTAGGCAGCTTGAAAAAGCGGGATGTCATGTTATTTATGGAGTAATAGGTCTCAAAACTCATAGTAAGATATTGCTTATAGTTAGACAGGAAAAGAAAGGCATAAAGAGATATGTCCATTTAGGAACTGGAAATTACAATGATGTGACTGCAAAATTTTATACTGATATAGGTCTTTTAACATCAAAATCAGAATATGGGGAAGATGCGTCTGTAATTTTCAACATGCTTTCAGGATACTTTAAGCCAGAAAATATGAGTAAAATTACTATTGCACCATATGGATTAAGAAAAAAATTGGAATACTTGGTAGAAAGAGAAACCGAGCATGCTAAAAATGGTAAACATGCTAAAATAATTGCTAAAATGAATTCCTTAGTAGATAAAAAACTTATGATAGCTTTATATAAAGCCTCAGAAGCAGGTGTTAAAGTAGAACTTATAGTTAGAGGAATTTGCTGTTTAAAACCCGGAATTAAAGGATTAAGTGAAAATATAACGGTTAGAAGCATAGTGGGGCGTTATCTAGAGCATAGTAGGATATATTACTTTCATAATGAAGGTAAAGAAGATATTTATATATCAAGTGCTGATTGGATGTATAGAAACTTAGATAAAAGAGTTGAAACTATGACAATAATTGAGGATACAACCATAAAGAAGGAGCTTAAAGAAATGTTGGGGATGTATATAAGAGATAATGTTAAAAGCAGAATATTGCTTTCAGATGGATCGTATACAAAGGTAGAGGCAGAAGGCAAAAATGTTAATGCTCAAGAGGATATGATAGAATTATGTAAGAAGTTCAATAAATAA
- a CDS encoding cell wall-binding protein — translation MKKNKLRILTFALIAALAQGTCAYAASSSSSKDDDDYTKEELENLTPGWEKDDINKSNYNVSSYKNSFASTQTDDEDDEEDKKDDTSTTTTTTVADNIGNIIDSTAPSTGNRGDFWGRTKDGKWILIQQGVPATGWQSVRGKWYYMDADGVMQTGWINNGTTWYYLNSDGSMAYNTYVDGYYLGEDGAMI, via the coding sequence ATGAAGAAGAATAAATTAAGAATTTTAACTTTTGCTTTAATAGCAGCTTTGGCTCAGGGAACATGTGCTTATGCAGCAAGTTCATCGAGCAGTAAGGATGACGATGATTATACAAAGGAGGAATTGGAAAATTTAACTCCTGGATGGGAAAAAGATGATATTAATAAAAGTAATTATAACGTTAGCTCATATAAAAATTCATTTGCAAGTACTCAAACAGATGATGAAGATGATGAAGAAGATAAGAAGGATGATACTTCGACTACAACTACCACTACTGTAGCCGATAATATAGGAAATATTATTGATAGCACTGCTCCAAGTACAGGAAACAGAGGAGACTTCTGGGGAAGGACTAAAGATGGAAAATGGATATTAATTCAACAAGGAGTTCCGGCAACTGGTTGGCAAAGTGTAAGAGGAAAGTGGTATTACATGGATGCTGATGGAGTAATGCAAACTGGATGGATAAATAATGGAACAACATGGTATTATTTAAATTCTGATGGTTCTATGGCATATAATACATATGTAGATGGATATTATCTGGGAGAGGACGGGGCTATGATATAG
- a CDS encoding GHKL domain-containing protein, which yields MFIGSFIYILLIYKTIVASIVISIFIGSFVFVCDAITGFLFVCIFQYRYLTLINDTLLYFLSGLCVLLFSYIFSKLSRIIILKILNKIDVNLEFPSKFRKLVIITLIIPAVIFSILVGFLKGEVNIGDTSIISIYTLAAFLLLLSAVTLIYYTFKTLINTYKEKEFIQLRDYTIMLENMYKDLRSFKHDYLNILSTLETFIQNLDINGLKKYYYKDLLPESNNIMKKDISLSLLSHIKLNPLKALLSSKIINSHSKGINVKIEILDDIENLNISTIHICRIIGILMDNAIEGSALCNNKFIHFAIIKTDTDVIFNITNSCLESTPPIQKIYQKNFSTKGENRGIGLNTVRYLIDKYYKNILLNTSIEDCIFKQELIIHS from the coding sequence TTGTTTATAGGAAGTTTTATATATATATTATTAATTTATAAAACGATTGTTGCATCTATTGTTATTTCGATATTTATAGGAAGCTTTGTCTTTGTTTGTGACGCCATTACAGGCTTTTTGTTTGTGTGTATTTTTCAATATCGTTACTTAACTTTAATTAACGATACTTTATTATATTTTTTATCTGGGCTTTGTGTTCTTTTATTTAGCTATATTTTCAGTAAGTTGTCGAGAATAATTATATTAAAAATTCTCAATAAAATTGATGTTAACTTAGAATTTCCCAGCAAATTTCGTAAATTAGTTATAATCACTCTTATTATCCCAGCGGTTATATTTTCAATTTTGGTAGGATTTTTAAAAGGAGAAGTAAATATTGGTGACACATCTATAATTTCGATATATACATTAGCTGCATTCTTATTACTGCTATCTGCAGTAACTTTAATATATTATACTTTTAAAACATTAATAAATACTTATAAAGAAAAGGAGTTTATTCAATTAAGAGATTATACCATTATGCTTGAAAATATGTACAAAGATTTACGAAGTTTTAAGCATGACTATTTAAATATACTTTCAACTTTGGAGACATTCATCCAAAATTTGGATATAAATGGACTAAAAAAATACTATTATAAAGATCTATTACCTGAAAGCAATAATATAATGAAGAAAGATATATCATTATCATTGTTATCCCATATTAAGCTTAATCCTTTAAAGGCATTATTATCTTCAAAAATTATTAATTCTCATTCCAAAGGAATTAATGTAAAAATAGAGATACTAGATGATATTGAAAACCTTAATATTAGTACAATTCACATTTGCAGAATTATTGGTATTTTAATGGACAATGCCATTGAAGGAAGTGCTTTATGTAATAATAAATTTATTCACTTCGCTATTATTAAAACTGATACTGATGTTATTTTTAATATAACTAACTCATGTTTAGAATCTACCCCTCCAATTCAAAAGATTTACCAAAAAAATTTTTCTACAAAAGGCGAAAATAGAGGCATTGGTTTAAATACTGTACGTTACCTAATTGATAAATATTATAAAAATATCCTTCTTAACACTTCCATTGAAGATTGTATTTTTAAGCAAGAACTTATAATACATAGCTAG
- a CDS encoding LytTR family DNA-binding domain-containing protein yields the protein MLNVIICEDNAVQRKEIESIINGISDFHNEIAISTDNPKEVLTYIDNTAESFIYFLDVELNSDLNGFELAHLIRTIDTTGYIIFLTAHAELTLLTFQYKVQALDYIIKGNSNILKEKILDCFKAVNNSLNISKSKINNKIPIDIGNNIVFWNFDDILFFETAGKGHKISIHTKSGQSEFYGTLKNIEKNVSSDFYKTHRSYLINTKKIKSINKSSMVVEMINGEICYVSIRYLKGLLRKCLHY from the coding sequence ATGCTTAATGTTATTATTTGCGAGGATAATGCCGTTCAAAGAAAAGAAATTGAATCTATTATTAACGGAATATCAGATTTTCATAATGAAATTGCAATTTCTACCGATAATCCAAAAGAAGTTCTTACCTATATAGATAATACTGCTGAAAGCTTTATTTATTTTCTTGATGTAGAATTAAATTCTGATCTTAATGGTTTTGAATTAGCTCATTTAATTAGAACTATTGACACTACTGGATATATTATTTTTTTAACTGCTCATGCGGAATTAACTCTGCTTACTTTCCAATATAAAGTACAAGCTCTCGATTATATAATCAAAGGTAATTCTAATATCCTAAAAGAAAAAATATTAGATTGTTTTAAAGCTGTAAATAATAGTTTAAATATTTCAAAATCTAAAATTAATAATAAAATTCCTATAGACATAGGTAATAATATCGTCTTTTGGAACTTTGATGATATTTTGTTTTTTGAAACTGCAGGAAAAGGCCATAAAATATCTATACACACAAAAAGTGGGCAATCTGAATTTTATGGAACTTTAAAAAATATTGAAAAAAATGTATCTTCTGACTTCTATAAAACCCATAGATCCTATTTAATTAATACAAAAAAAATCAAATCCATTAATAAAAGCAGTATGGTTGTAGAAATGATAAATGGTGAAATATGCTATGTATCTATAAGATATTTGAAAGGACTGTTAAGGAAATGCTTACATTATTAA